One Heteronotia binoei isolate CCM8104 ecotype False Entrance Well chromosome 3, APGP_CSIRO_Hbin_v1, whole genome shotgun sequence genomic window, GTTTGTGGGAAGAAGAGATTAGCGATCTCAGGCTCATGTACTCTTTCCACCATCCCTCATGagattaaaaatcagtaaatctTCAAAAGCCACAGTTTTTGCAACATCTGAATCAGATGCTTTCACAAACTACAGGTTGTTTGTCACTTGCAAACTAGAACTCTGAACCATAAGGACTAAGACTTACTTTATATTTCTTTTCCATAAACATTAGATCCTATAGGAAGGAACACCACATATTTCATGGAAGGAAGAAAACACCATGACACTATTACTCAAATATGCTAAAGAAAAGGATCATTGTCCATAACAGGACATAACATATGGACATAACATGACACTGCTGGAAAGTTTCTTAAAAACAAGTCACCAAGCATTAGTAAGGCAGACATCACAAGTTCAGTATTGTTCACAACTTTCATTTCACAGCTGCAAGGCTAAGTGGGTGCATACAGAACAGACAACTGTTTTCTCTGTGATACTTCTTTCCGAAGATTCTTCTTCCCTGAGTGAATTTCGAAAACCTCAAACAGCTTTTTGAAAGGCTAATACAGGACCAAAGTCAAGATGTGTTCCAGATTAAACAAATTATGGACTATTTTTGCAGAGGTTAAGAATCTTAATGAATTCCTCTGATTTTAGCATAAGTGAGGATGGTATTTTCAAAGAATCATTATACAAATGCATGTCAATTTGTGGGACCGATACTATACATGTTATAGTAAGAGTCTTCCACAGCAGCAAGAACCCTCTATTACTATTTACAATAACTGTACATGACAACATTTCATCCTGAATAAATCCAGAAGTTACTAGTGATAATAAAGTAACACATTGGCTTCTAGCTATTTTGTTTTGACATGGTTGAGCTACTTACCCGGACAAGTGCATCATCTATGATATGATCACGTCTCACTTTTAGCCGCAAATATGGATTTAACTGCTGTCCTTGAACTAAACTGTAGAGTACAGTAATGCGTCGTTCACTGTACATGCGGATCCTGTTGTCATAATACAACCCCAGGTTCTTGGTAACAGCATTCAATATAAAGGGACATGTCATAAAGGAGAATTTGTTTTCCGTTTCTACCTTAAAGAAAGTGTAATCTTTGTCCATTTCTAGAACATCATTCAGTGGTTCATTAATAAATTCTTCAAAGGGGATAAGTGGTTTTCGGCAATCTATCGTTTTTACTCCAAGTTCAGTTTCCAGTGGGTCTACTCGAGGCCCTTTTTTATTTCGTCTCTCCTCACCCAGCAGTTCTTGAAGGGTTAGCTCGCTGGATTCTGGGATAGGTTCTTCATCCTCCTCTTCATTATGATCTGTATCCACATCCCCTCCTACTACATTTGCATAGTAAACCATTTTTAAGCACTTTGAAGCAGCAACAATGGCATCATCATCATTCACTAAGTTACGACTGTTGAATTCGTTGCTTATGACTTTGTAGGTTATAAGCTGCTGAAATGTTTCCATCATTCGTCGAATCTGGTCTGCGCTATACTTTGCCCACAATCTGATCAGTTTTGCTTGAGCTGCGAGGGGTAACTTACTCATTGCTTTGCAAAACAATGGCAGTGCCATTTCCAGGTACTCAGGACTATGAAGATTACCATTTTCCATAACAATAATAAACAAGTTGAGATAGTTAGGATCTCGAGAGTACACATTATGGTAAGTCAAGTCACATTCCACATTGGGTGATAAGTACACAAGTGCATTTAAAAAGGCAGTTTCTATTTTTTCATTAGAAAGTAATCTATTGTAGACCCGTCTGACTGCATCAATGTCTACAGACACTTCATCTGGGCCTAGTTTTTGTAGATTGTTATCCCCCTGTGCGTTATCACCTACTcttgatgacgatgatgatggtgCAACCAAATCTTCCTCCATGGCAGAAGAACAAGCAGCTTTTTCCTTCTCATCTTCATCTTTATCTTCATCCTTTCCTTGAAGAGACTTCAGTTCTTCCTTAGTATGCTGCTTGGCTTTTCGAAAACTCTGTACCAGTGCCTCAGCACTAGAAAACACTCTCCCAATGACACGAATTAAAGGGGAATAGTCCTCTTTTTCTCCACATAGCTCAAGAATTTCATATACCTTTTCTTCTGTTAAGAAAGTCACATCTAgaaagttaaaaacaaaaccagaaaagcTTTTTGAACTCAGATACATCCACTTAGAAGACACTAAGGGAATTATCCTTTCCTAACCTCAACAGTCATACAACTTTTGCATTTCATTATCAGATACCAAAATGTACTTGTGCAATAGCATAAAGCCGCTATTCCTCAACTAGACAATCATAGTGATATGTTACTGCTCCTGCCAATCTGGGTTGTGACAGTCTCTCTGCCAAGGATCCAAAGAAACTGCAGATGTAATTAATAGGagggaaaacagatggcacaagtAGCAGCTGCAATGGACTACACTTGTTCCTGACTGGGCACCTGATAAAATCTTGGCCCTCCAATATCCACAACTCTTTCACTGCAGCCACTGCACTGAGCTACATTTCTCCATCTTGAGAGCACAGAGAAGTACAGAGGCTACAGCAAGAATCATCTGACTCTCCTGTCAGAAAATAAGAGCACACTCACACATATTTGTGACAGAGGACTCTGCTTTGTCAAGGCAGGCAATTTTTTTCCTTGCTGCAGGAGAAGTGCATTGTGATTACAAGAATGCAATCAACATTTCAGAGATTTACCACAACAATATGCTTCAAGAGAAAGAACTCTTTAATCCTAAATATGCCAGAAGCTAGCTAGGAACCCAGCTGGCCATTTTGCCAAATTCTGGTGCCCAGTTATCAAGGTGACAGTACCTGATTTTAACATGCTAGATAAGGCCTTGACATTTTTTTAACTATCACATGTAAGCCACCATAATGGCAGCAAGATTCGTTTTGTTGTGCTGTGAAAAAGAATCAAGATATATCTGATGTCTATCTCCACCATAATAGGTGTGCAAAAGGGCAGAATAACTACTGCAACAGTTCTTCTGTTATAACATAAATACAGATTGAAGGTTCTAAAGTATTTTTTTGAAACCCCTAAACACCTTACCTTTAAAGTCATCTCTTGGGCCTTGCATTTCCTTCTTGTTCATTTTTCTGTCAGTGCAGGAGTTGTTATGGGCACCCTTGGAATTGTTTTCTAGGTAAGCCGAGCTTGTCCCTTTCTTGGAGGGATGAGGATCACAGAGTTTTGCATTAATCTTATAAAGCTCGAGGGCTTTAATGGCTGCTGCATTGTTATCCATACGGAGAAAAGTTGGACAGGAAGCACAAAATTCATTCGTGCAGGCTTCATTTCCACAGCCCTCAGTTAACTGATGGTAGTAGCGTTCTATTAGATGCTTTGCAGCTGCTCGCTTCCTGTACCAAACATTCAAACAAGTAAGCACAAGGATTAGTATGGCTTTCATATACCAAGCTCATTCAAATGACCAGCAAAGCATAGATTAGTAAGGCACTGAAGTAATTTTTCTCAATTCAAAAGATTCTTTGCATAAAGAGATCCTGAAATGCAAGCTGCAACTGAATAAAATGATTTGTTTTACAATTTAGTATGTGGAAGGTAAATCTGACTGCCAATTTTTCTATAAAAACAGCTACAAATCCAAGGCCTTAGCTGTACACTGAACAATAAAAATTAGATATGCTTAACTAGGAACAGAGAATTGGTCAGTATCTGTAGATATTTGACTGACTTACAAGATACTGTAAAATTCTGGGTACATTAAGCTCCCATGTTCCTACTACATATATTTTATTGAGACAAACTATAAATACACTGACATGGGTATATATGATGAAATGGTTCAATATCTACTTGCTTCAGCTGCATGGGGAACACAATTTTGTGTTGCCATATTGTATAACTTAAGCAGCTAAGCTGTGTTTTACAAAGTTTTTAATTTATGCATTAGAAAAGACGTCAAATAATTAAGCTTTACAGACCACCACTGGAGTGGCTATCATGTTCTACTTGGATACAGAGGaagacattgatttttttttaaactgctgtcTTTCAGCCTCAGTTTATTCCTGCTGAGAGAGCacagagaataagtgatataagggtgaggtttggctaagcagttgaggaagttgctgagaatttctgagtttgtgtgactgtgtgattgctgaaaattctgagtttgtggttgctggggaactgctgcctGTTTGGTTTgcgtgggctgaaggtgattgattgaaggtgattgttgctgattgattaggagtggatgtgttccccaccctctttgcattattaaccTGTGCCTTGccaggctcttggcctgtggctcttagcctgggggctgtaaggaccaggaacccagattccttgtgctcccaataaggtaagttgactctccagaaggagagccacataaacaaacaggatttaaaagggactgtatattttaaaaaaggtatcatgaaggtagaatgccagcaggggagtgggggctttccagtgttttgcaccgagtgtcacatgtatgactatctctCCACAGGACAGAagacttgggtgtgtgctcgatgaaAGGAgctcgtacccttgaggccgaggtgactgacctggagaagcagagtcagttaggcactcagactctcggggacgtattagacgagccccactctgaacgtggcagccccgttgctgccagggagcatgagggtcgagagagaACAGGGCAACGTGCTGAGGATaaagggaatgcgccctcagaagggacctcttcttcagttggtgagcgggtatcctttcgcgccaaggaaccatccctgggcaggggtgTCTTGGCGCTTAAAGtcaaaaaagtggcagagcagtttttaaactaaatcttgggggaaagccgacaggagatgaaatgtctctagttcgggaggactcatctcaatgagatgaagggttagctgttactattctaccgggtaatggatcagagttgtccactgagatggtgacaaaaagtatggagtgtctgccaaagtctcgaggcagcaggaggaaggttgcaggcctagcttgcctgggaaattatacatgtttgtatacaaatgctagaagtgttcgaagtaaaattggtgagttggaatgtttagtgttgggagaaaacatagacattgtgggaatttcagaaacttggtggaatgaggaggatcagtgggacacggtgattcctggatataatttatatcggaagggtggggggaagggttggaggtggggtggctctgtatgtcagagagggtatacagtccagtaagactgaggtcagagaattagattcccttctagaaatgctttgagttgaaatagagggcccaaaaggaaatttaactatgggagtttgttatcgccctccaaatcaaaagatagaggacaattataatatgatggaaggcttaaagatagcggctaaacgtaaaaactgtgttgtaataggtgattttaactacccgcagattgattgggtcaatatgcgttctggtcgagagaaagagattgagtttctagatgctctcaatgacagtGCTACGGAGcaaatggtctcagaacctaccaggggtggggcgatcctggatttggtcctaaataatgcccaagacttggtgagagatgtaaaagtgattgtaccgcttgggagcagtgaccataatgttattgatttcaccatttgtataaatagagagttgccccaaaagatcggcacaaccacgtttaactttaaaaggggtaaattctctgagatgaggaggcatgtgaagaggaaactgaaaggaaaggtaaataacagtcaaaacccttggggaagcttggaggctatttaaaactacaatcttagaagctcagataaaatatataccacaagttaggaaaggcacaaacgggtataagaaaaggcctgcatggttaacaaagtagtggaagctgtaaaaggtaagaaggactcctttaagcggtggaaagctagtccaagtgagattaataaaacggaacacaggctgtggcaaatcaaatgcaggaCTGTGAtcgggcaggcaaaaagggactatgaggagcatattgcaaaaaacataaaggccaacaataaaaatatcttcaagtatattagaagcaggaaaccagccagggaggcaatggggtccttggatgaccaagggataaaagtattactgaaggaggatagggaaatggctgagaagctgaatgcattttttgcctccgtcttcactgtggaagatgagaagtgtttgcctgctccagaaccactaattttggaaggggtgttgaaagacctgagtcagattgaggtgacaagagaggaagtcctacaactgatagacgaattaaaaactaataagtcagcagggtcggatggcatacattcaagagttctgaaagaacgcaaagttgaacttgtggatctcctgacaaaaatatgtaatctttcattgaaatctgcctccgttcctgagaactggaaggtagcaaatgtcacccccatctttaaaaagggttccagaggagatccgggaaactacaggccagtcagtctgacttcaataccaggaaagttggtagaaaccattatcaaggacagaatgagtaggcacattgatgaacacaagttattgaggaagactcagcatggtttctgtaagggaagatcttgcctcactaacctgttacatttctttgagggggtgaacaaacatgtggacaagaagacccaaaagatgttgtttaccttgacttccagaaagcttttgataaaagttcctcatcagaggctccttagtaagctcgagagtcatggagtaaaaggacaggtcctcttgaagattaaaaactggctaattaataggaagcagcgagtgagtataaatgggcagtctttgcaatggaggatggtaagcagtggggtgcctcagggctcagtactgggtcccatgctctttaacttgttcataaatgatttggagttgggagtaagcagcgaagtggctaagtttgcagatgacactaaattgttcagggtggtgagaaccagagaggattgtgaggcactccaaagggatctgttgaggctgggtgagtgggcgtcaacgtggcagatgaggttcaatgtggccaagtgcaaagtaatgcacattggggccaaaaatcccagctacaaatacaagttgatggggtgtgaactggcacagactgaccaagacagagatcttggggttgtggtagataactcactgaaaatgtcaagacagtgtgcgattgcaataaaaaaggccaacgtcatgctgggaattattaggaagggaactgaaaacaaatcagccagtatcataatgcccttgtataaatcgatggtgcggtctcatttggaatactgtgtacaattctggtcaccgcacctcaaaaaggatattatagcattggggaaagtccagaaaagagcaactagaatgattaaagggttggagcactttccctatgaagaaaggttaaaacgcttggggctctttagcttggagaaacgtcgactgcggggtgacatgatagaggttttcaagattatgcatgggatggagaaaacagagaaagaagtacttttctccctttctcacaatacaagaactcatgggcattcgatgaaattgctgagcagttgggttaaaacggataaaaggaagtacttcttcacccaaagggtgattaacatgaagaattcactgctacaggaggtggcggcagctacaagcatagccagcttcaagagggggttagataaaaatatggagcagaggtccatcagtggctattagccacagtgtgtgtgtttgtgtgtgtgtatatatatatatatattttggccactgtgtgacacagagtgttggactggatgggccattggcctgatccaacatggcttctcttatgttatgttcttatgaaagtgtTCATACAGTCTCTTAAAACACAGACAACACATACACTTCTGCATAAATGCATTTCAGCCCTTCTGTTGATCATTATTGCTACTGAAACTGGATTTCTCAGGGCATATCAGAATATTATGCTAGGAATAACAACACCGAATGCAAGTTTCTCTTATCCAATAAAACTATTCCATGCAGATGGCTGACATATTATAGAAGTTCACATGCAAGGTGAACATTCCATGGTGAGAGTGTCATTTGGTGTTAACCATGCTGTAAAATGGTGACAACCTTTAAGTGTTAAACTGTATCTAATTACTCACATAAATGTCTGTCCCTGACTAATAAATTGATGTTAGACAAGGGTAAGGGATTCTATTGTCACATGTCATGTCACCAACTGTAAAATCTTGGTACTAACTACactcccatttccaaaataaaagataagattaACAATATCAAAACTTTTGACTAACAttcttctctgtcttctttcttctAGCTTTCAGATAAACACCATACATTGACAACCATTGCCATCCTACCAAGAAGGGACTGGATCTAGTCTGTTTTCCAAATATGGAGACAACTTTTCTGCTACCCCCCCTTTCCACAAAGTGGTCCTCTTGGGATAGGAGACCCAGAAGAACAATGAGAGTGGAGGGTttcctgcagcaggaaggggaatCAATGGAAATTACAAATTTAGCCTGGATCCAACCAAAGAGTTCTTTTAAAAAGTAGTCCTTAGTAGTGTTAGTTTTTAATCCAATGATGTTTGCAGTTAATGTAGCTACAATTCTGGCAAGGAATCAGTTAGGAATTATTCAAGCCTAATATGTATGATGGGAGTTATTTTAATTCATCTGGAGCGTCAAAAATTAGCTAACTTTTAGCCACAAAATTTCAGATTGCAACAATGAAAATAGAAGCCACAAGCATAATGAAGCAAATTTGTTATTTACAACTCTTCCACTGATGACATGTTACAGTATTTTCCATATTGCTAGTCACTGGACATAGCTTAGTTTTAGTTGTGCATGATGAAGTGATAGATGACTATGGCTGCAATCCACCAGAACAACCTATAATGTCTGTAAATAACGCACACCCTTGGCGAGTCAACAATTTTACTTTATGTAGTTGCTCTACAAAGCGAGCCAGCTGCAGTTTTAAAGCAGATTAGCCTTTTGGGCTATGGAAGCTCCAAACAGTAGAAATTTTACCTGGACTGCAGTTAGTATGGTACCAGAATACTTATATGAGGATAGAAATTTTAAAGACACTGCTTTGATACCATCTGTTGGGGAAAAAACTCACAATCTTGTATCAAATTGGACTTTTAAAAGTACATTTTGGGGCAAACTACTACCCTTGAGGAAATGGCTGCTAAATGATTTCTCTCAAGTACAACTTAAAGGTGGCTGTTAAAATCACATTAATGCAATGCTGATGTTGCATCTGGCTTCAGCATACAGTATGCCACACTCAATCTTTGAATTGCTAGTTATACTCACATTCGGCTAGCTTCAATGGTTTCAGAGTGAGGTTCTCCTGGTGATCTGAAAGGtttaaataaaaactggttggcaGTGTGGCATTCAGCTAAGTGACAAAATTGTGTATTAACACATTATTAGCACCTCAATACTAGAGCCAAAACAGACAAGATAGGAGAGCCACAATTAAGATCTTTTTAAGATGAATTAACAAAGTGGCAGAAGACTAATGAggctagatcccccccccccacctcaatccAAGCCAAGGCCCTGTATGGTTGTAAAAACACTGGAAGACCAATTATCTCCATATCTGGTTTGATACTTAGAAACTGCTGTCACTGATTTCATTGAAAAGCACTTGGGTGATCCTTAATTCTCACAGCTACTCATATTTGGCCTTTTTGAACCCAGTAAATCTGGTTAAAATGGTTTCTAGTGAAAAGTTAGGTCATATTTCAGAATTCTCAGAATTTTCTACAAAAATTAgtagtattggggggggggggggactactgcAGCCAGAAGAGGAGATACTGGACTACACAAGCCTAGCCTCCAGCATTCCTAAAATCTAGTGTTTTAGTTTACATCAGCAAACAAATTGTGACAATGGAATGAACACTAGATGCTTGTGTATGTTCAATAACTACAAACTATGatgtgctgaaagcatttcaagcTGACACAGTGTTGAAATGTTTAGGAAAAGAGGTATGATTTTGGGTAGAAATGACAAAAACTGTTGCCTGGGTATCTTTGCTCCTTTTTCTTTAAAGGAGatcctggaaatcttacagacatgttctgaaccgtGTTGgttctgtgaatgtattgtaaagattggttggttctcctgtgaatgtattgtaaagattgggttccagtgataaataagcctccaaactgaagaaagacggatgaaaaaTCTTGatatctttggaagggcttcttttagttctaaATATATATTGTCACtcttttgtgattggaaagactgcttttgaactgtcttctgttaatgtttttttgctacatgctcttttctatttgaagttctatgtgcaagctttgtcagaagaagaagatgaagaagatattggatttatatcccgccctccactccgaagagtctcagagcggctcacaatctcctttaccttcctcccccacaacagacaccctgtgaggtgggtggggctggagagggctctcacaacagctgccctttcaaggacaacctctgccagagctatggctgacccaaggccattccagcaggtacaagtggaggagtggggaatcaaacctggttctcccagataagagtccgcacacttaaccactacaccaaactggctctccactgaccTTTACAATACACTGTCTTGTTGtctaaaatttatggtgtctcttagtggggtttttttattcACACACCTTTTTCTATAATGGCACCAAAGAGGGGTTTGACCAGTAATAAATCAAGTAGGCTAGTGTTGTAGACCTGACCCACTCAGGCTGCAACTTACTCATGCTAGGAGTAAGGCCCACCGACTAAAATGAGACTTGCTTCTCAGTAGATTTTGTTCAGAGTTGCTCCCCTTGGATTACTTCAGTTTCTCACCGAAAACACTGCCCAGTGCCCCAGTTATGCATGACAGGTAAAGAACAGAACTACCCACCCTTTGGGCAAGAAGCATTACCTGAAGGAAGATTCTACAGTTTACAGCTTGGTGCCATGCTTAACAGAAgctacataaaaatatttataatatGAATTGTGAACCAGGCTGCTAGTTGCATAGCCATTCTTAAAGTTCTGAGTCCTCATGAACTACACATGAAAGAAGTGACCACTTGAAATCTTCCTGATGCAAACAGATTTTACACCTGCTACACTCTATGGTGAAGCATATAATACAGAATGTCAGTGTTTATAAAGACTAATCTTACAGTCATGCTGGCATAGATCATCTATATCAGTAAAGTATGGTATGCTACTATGTGAATGATTCTGGAGGACATTCTGTTTCCAGTTTTCCCCTCTTTGCACTTGGCAGTCAAAGAATTATTTTGACTTTTGGAGCAAACCATTGGTCTAGTTTCAGTAAATTGTTTCACTGAAACAATTCTCCAGGCTTGCTCCTTATAGTGACAAACCAAGGGCTGCCTTTGCATTTTAAGCATGAAGTCATGTTCTGCCCAAAgtgtttgagcaggaactcagtttTATATTGAACATGGAGGACAGATAATATATGATGGCTTTGTGACAAAAACATATTTGGGTTTGTTCTGATATTTCTCTTCATTTCTGCACAGCCATATTCTTCCATTGTCAAAATTTAAACTTCAGTTCACACAGACAGTCACCTGTTCCTACGTTCTCATCTGCGCAGATTCAACAGTCATGATATACTTGCTGCAACACTAGACAACCTCCAGCAAGCACATCCCGATTATTGACCCTTTCTGCTTCTGAAACACTGGAAATGTCAGTAGGCTCTAAATCTCATGGGGCATGATGTCACTGGACAATAAACTCGAAACAGTTCTTATTCTTTAAAAAGGATGTTCCTGGCTACCTTCAGGGTTACTTGATCTTCAGACTCTAGAAGACAAAGGCTAGAATGTGTTCTAAGACTAAAATCAGGTCTACCTGAAAAAGAATTAGCAGTTTCTTCAAATGCTAGTAATTAACTAAAAAGGTAGCCTTATACACCTCAGCTATAAAAGTATAACAGTGAGAATGGTTTGATTCATTATATATAGTCTGATTAACAGGCATGCCTTCCTTAAAACTATTTCTGAATTTTGTTCACAGAAGTTGAGCTACTTCTCACTGCAGGCCCGAAGTCCAAACCTAAGCACTCACTGGAAGTATCGCTTAAACCTGTCTGGGCAAGCCCTTGTGACCCAGAGAAGCCAGAGTGGTGAAAGTATCTGGTTaccccaggttcaaattcctcctTATAAAAGTTTTTGGGGGACAATGGACTAGAAACTCTTTCAGTGTAATCTAATCTTGGAGAGCTGGTATGAGAATAAAAATGGGAATGACTAGCTAAGGAGGCACATACACCATTGTGCTTTCCTTAGATGAAAAATGAAAAAGGAAAAGGATAGGGAaatttgaattgtattttaatttcagAGACTGTGGTGGTGGTACTTTTGTTACCTGCCATAAGGCATTGAGGGGTTAAAGCTAAATGAGAAATACTATGCAAGGAAAATTTAGTCTAAGCCTACAAAAGCCCCAATATCCTTGATTTTAAAGTTAGCAATAAAATATTGGGAGAGTGAATGGCAAGGCTGCAAAAGTCATTTTGCCAAACACAGGTGCATACAACCTTCATGTTTGTTCTAGGCATTCCTGCACATGTTTTAACTTGCTATATTTACAtgcatgaaataaataaatcataaagtTGCAGCAGCTACCCTGAATCAAGTGCCACTGAGAAAAATGCAAGAACAGGAATAGATTAACACGTTCACCTGAGAGCTTCATGAGTGAATCTCATGCATCAATCCCCAGATCCACTATAGGGCATTAACTTCATTACCCCTTTTGCTAAAACTAACATGCTCAGTCTTCAGCTATGTAGAGAGCCTCTCATTTTGCTTCTTCAACGGTgctgagttactccagtctaagccaggTCAATGAGTTTAGACTAGAGCAACTCTACATGGGACTGTACTGTAAATTACTCAAACTACATC contains:
- the LOC132568245 gene encoding ubiquitin-protein ligase E3A isoform X2; protein product: MKRAAAKHLIERYYHQLTEGCGNEACTNEFCASCPTFLRMDNNAAAIKALELYKINAKLCDPHPSKKGTSSAYLENNSKGAHNNSCTDRKMNKKEMQGPRDDFKDVTFLTEEKVYEILELCGEKEDYSPLIRVIGRVFSSAEALVQSFRKAKQHTKEELKSLQGKDEDKDEDEKEKAACSSAMEEDLVAPSSSSSRVGDNAQGDNNLQKLGPDEVSVDIDAVRRVYNRLLSNEKIETAFLNALVYLSPNVECDLTYHNVYSRDPNYLNLFIIVMENGNLHSPEYLEMALPLFCKAMSKLPLAAQAKLIRLWAKYSADQIRRMMETFQQLITYKVISNEFNSRNLVNDDDAIVAASKCLKMVYYANVVGGDVDTDHNEEEDEEPIPESSELTLQELLGEERRNKKGPRVDPLETELGVKTIDCRKPLIPFEEFINEPLNDVLEMDKDYTFFKVETENKFSFMTCPFILNAVTKNLGLYYDNRIRMYSERRITVLYSLVQGQQLNPYLRLKVRRDHIIDDALVRLEMIAMENPADLKKQLYVEFEGEQGVDEGGVSKEFFQLVVEEIFNPDIGMFTYDESTKLFWFNPSSFETEGQFTLIGIVLGLAIYNNCILDVHFPMVVYRKLMGKKGTFRDLADSHPVLYQSLRDLLQYEGSVEDDMMITFQISHTDLFGNPMMHDLKENGDKIPITNENRKEFVNLYSDYILNKSVEKQFKAFRRGFHMVTNESPLKYLFRPEEIELLICGSRNLDFQALEETTEYDGGYTRDSLIIREFWEIVHSFTDEQKRLFLQFTTGTDRAPVGGLGKLKMIIAKNGPDTERLPTSHTCFNVLLLPEYSSKEKLKERLLKAITYAKGFGML
- the LOC132568245 gene encoding ubiquitin-protein ligase E3A isoform X1, which translates into the protein MATACKRSPGEPHSETIEASRMKRAAAKHLIERYYHQLTEGCGNEACTNEFCASCPTFLRMDNNAAAIKALELYKINAKLCDPHPSKKGTSSAYLENNSKGAHNNSCTDRKMNKKEMQGPRDDFKDVTFLTEEKVYEILELCGEKEDYSPLIRVIGRVFSSAEALVQSFRKAKQHTKEELKSLQGKDEDKDEDEKEKAACSSAMEEDLVAPSSSSSRVGDNAQGDNNLQKLGPDEVSVDIDAVRRVYNRLLSNEKIETAFLNALVYLSPNVECDLTYHNVYSRDPNYLNLFIIVMENGNLHSPEYLEMALPLFCKAMSKLPLAAQAKLIRLWAKYSADQIRRMMETFQQLITYKVISNEFNSRNLVNDDDAIVAASKCLKMVYYANVVGGDVDTDHNEEEDEEPIPESSELTLQELLGEERRNKKGPRVDPLETELGVKTIDCRKPLIPFEEFINEPLNDVLEMDKDYTFFKVETENKFSFMTCPFILNAVTKNLGLYYDNRIRMYSERRITVLYSLVQGQQLNPYLRLKVRRDHIIDDALVRLEMIAMENPADLKKQLYVEFEGEQGVDEGGVSKEFFQLVVEEIFNPDIGMFTYDESTKLFWFNPSSFETEGQFTLIGIVLGLAIYNNCILDVHFPMVVYRKLMGKKGTFRDLADSHPVLYQSLRDLLQYEGSVEDDMMITFQISHTDLFGNPMMHDLKENGDKIPITNENRKEFVNLYSDYILNKSVEKQFKAFRRGFHMVTNESPLKYLFRPEEIELLICGSRNLDFQALEETTEYDGGYTRDSLIIREFWEIVHSFTDEQKRLFLQFTTGTDRAPVGGLGKLKMIIAKNGPDTERLPTSHTCFNVLLLPEYSSKEKLKERLLKAITYAKGFGML